The genomic window GTACCTCTATTGAATTGGCTAGATCAATATTTGTCAGCACCGCCAGAAACAGAACTAGAAGCCGAAGGATTAATGAGTAATGAGTAATGAGTGCTGAGTGCTGAGTAATGAGTGCTGAGTAATGAGTGCTGAGTAATGAGTGCTGAGTGCTGAGTAATGAGTGCTGAGTGCTGAGTAATGAGTGCTGAGTAATGAGTAATGAGTAATGAGGGGAATTGGGAATTGGGAATTAATTATTTTCTTTATCCAGTCCCCAGTCCCCAGTCCCCAATCCCCAGTCCCCAGTCCCCAGTCCCCAGTCCCCAGTCCCCAGTCCCCAGTCCCCAGTCCCCAGTCCCCAGTCCCTCTTGACACTAACCATTAATTTTACTGAACCTACAGTGTCATTTTTTCAGGTAAAATTTTGCGTAAATATAGCAAATTTTACCGATGATTCCCTTATCTAAATTTTCTAAATACAAGTATTTAACTTATCTAACAGTTCTGTTACCGTTGCTAGTGCTACTAGTAACAGGAGCAGTTCCGGGATACTTAACAGGAAAATGGCAATGGAAACAACCACCACCTGTTACCAATCTCAAGTTATTAAAAGATATACGTAGCAAGGGTTTAACTTTGCCAGGGTGGAAAACCCTTGAACAAGTAGAACAAGAAATTGGCACAAATAAATGGTCATTGCAACTTATTCAGCAAGAAAGCTCACAAAAAAAAGCTATCTTGCTCTTATTGCCGCAAAATGGCCCAATGGATCAACCGGAAATCGAATGGACAGATATTAGCGGATGGGGAAAGTCTCGTTGGGGAAAATGGGATATAGCGCAAGAACGTTCGGCTGAGTTCATTGTCAAACAATTACCCAATCAGATTAATACCCAAACCAAAGTAGAAGCAAAATTCTTTCGCGCCTCCACAAATCAAGAAACCTTTGCTGTCTTACAATGGTACGCTTTACCAAATAGTGGATATTCATCACCGTTTCGCTGGTTTGTAGCTGATCAACTTGCACAATGGCAGAAAAATCGTGCGCCTTGGGTTGCTGTCAGTATTATTGTGCCTATAGAACCTTTAGGCCAGGTGGAAACTACTTGGCCATTAGCACAGTCTATTGGTGAAACAGTACAATCCACATTAATGACAGAAGTTTTTAACGCGAATCAATGAGTGTCATGACTTCTGGCAATATATTCTAAAGTCAGCAATGTTAATATTTACGAGTTCTTATATGCGTGTATTGAGCGGCCTGTGTTGTGTAAGTTTTCAATTAGGGCTTTTATTAAATACTTTTCAACCTGTTTTAGCTCAAACTTTACCAGCTGAAGGTGAATTACCAGTCAAATTTCCTTCACCTCCACCAGAAACTGAGGTTGCACCAGCTAGCACGAATAACGAAATTTCTCCTCAATTTAACCGATACTTGTTGGGGCCAGGGGATAGCATTAACGTCACCTTTGAACGTCCACCTGGCCCTTATCGCTTGGGGTCAGGAGACGTAATTAGTGTAATTGTGCAACGCTTTCCAGATTTAAGCTTTCAAGCTGGAATTAACCCAGAAGGTAACATCATAGTTCCGCTCCTAGAAACAGTGCCACTGCAAGGTTTAACTTTACAAGAAGCCCAAGCAAAAATTCGCTCTTTGCTGAATAAATATGTCATTGATCCCGTCGTCGTTTTATCTTTGACAGGGCAG from Nostoc sp. UHCC 0870 includes these protein-coding regions:
- a CDS encoding cyanoexosortase B system-associated protein, which codes for MIPLSKFSKYKYLTYLTVLLPLLVLLVTGAVPGYLTGKWQWKQPPPVTNLKLLKDIRSKGLTLPGWKTLEQVEQEIGTNKWSLQLIQQESSQKKAILLLLPQNGPMDQPEIEWTDISGWGKSRWGKWDIAQERSAEFIVKQLPNQINTQTKVEAKFFRASTNQETFAVLQWYALPNSGYSSPFRWFVADQLAQWQKNRAPWVAVSIIVPIEPLGQVETTWPLAQSIGETVQSTLMTEVFNANQ